AGACTTGGCGACATTCATTCTGATTGTTAACCAAGGCAGTTTTACCGCCGCTGCCAAGCAATTGGAAGTAACGCCTTCAGCATTGAGTAAGTTAATCACTCGGTTAGAAAAAGCCCTATCAATCAAGTTATTCGAAAGAACGACACGTAAACTGGTCATTACCCCAGCAGGACAGAGAGTTTACGACCAAGCGTTATTGATGGTTAATGCAGCGCAACAAGCCGTCGATCTATCAGAAAGTGACCATACTGAAGCCAGTGGCTCGATAACCGTCGCGGCTCCAGAAGCCTTTCTCAACTCTGTGCTGCAACCTTTAGTCATCCCTTTTCTGACGCAGTACCCAGAAATTGAGCTAAAACTTCGTGTCGCTGATGGCGAGATAGATTTGCTACGCGACAGAATAGATATTGCTTTTAAGCTAACCGACAAGCCGGATGAAAATCTGGTTCTTAAAGAGATTGGCAAGACTCACCTGCGTTTGTGCGCGAGCCCAAGTTACATAGAAAAATATGGGATGCCTTTCCACCCAAATGAGCTGGACACCCATCAATGCCTATGTCTGGCTGAACGGGAACGTGACAACATCTGGGACTTTTTCAAAGACGATGAGTATCACTCGCTACCCGTTCGAGGTCGTTATGCGGTTAACCACTCGCAAATGCGCCTCAATGGAGTAAAAAACGGCTTAGGCATCGGTATTTTTCATGACTTTGTCATCACTGACGCCTTGCGTGACGGTAGCGTCGTCGAAGTGCTAAATGATTGGACCATCAAGAGTAATTATCACGGTTCTATTGCCATGCAATATCCACAAACCCAATATATGCCCGCACGTATACGAGCATTTATTGACTTCGCGGTTGAACATTTGAGTGCCACACTCAATTAGCATCGGTCCATAGAAGCGATAGCTACTCTGATAAAGCCCATGTAACCGCGGCATTAGCGTGAATTTGTGTTGTATCGTATAGCTTTACGTCAGTGTGCTGCGGTTCGACAAGCAAGGCAATTTCTGTGCAGCCTAAGATAACCGCTTGAGCGCCGCGTTGAGCTAAGTCATCGACAATCGCTAGATACTCTTTGCGCGAACTCGAGTTGATTTCACCTTTGCATAGCTCCTGATAGATCACATCGTGCACTAGGGTTCGTTGCTGGTCATCAGGGATCAGCACTTCAATACCAAACTTATCGATAAGCCGCTGCTTGTAAAAATCTTGCTCCATCGTGAACCGAGTGCCCAATAAACCCACCTTTGAAATACCATCAGCAAGCAACTTTTCTGCCGTTGCATCGGCAATGTGTAAAATGGGTTTGGAAATATACGGCTCAATTTGCGGCACAACCTTATGCATAGTGTTAGTGCAAATCAAAATAAAGTCAGCCCCACCAGCTTCCACCGCGCGTGCTGAATCTGTCAGGATCTCTGCGGTTTCCTGCCATTTCCCTTGATGTTGCAGTTGCTCAATTTCATGAAAGTTAACGCTATAAAGGCATATTTTGGCTGAATGCAACCCGCCTAGCTGCTGCTTAATTCCTTGATTCAGCGCTTTGTAGTAACTGGCTGTTGACTCCCAACTCATTCCACCGATTAAACCAATTGTTTTCATTCTTTTCTCTCTATTGGATAGGATTTCCCGGAAATCACATGGCCTGTAATATCTATCAAACTCAAATCGGCTTGCTCACTGCTGGCGGTAAAAATGTTAACCCCTTCTTGATCCCACACCGCGCTGTTACCCGCCACCTGCCAACCCGCTGTTGGTTTAATGTAGTTGGAAAGTAACACTGGGAAACGGTGCTTTCTGGCTATCTGTGACAGAATTTCACTGTCATCCGCATATCCTTTAGTGGAAATCAGCGCACTAACCAAGTACACATCCGCTTCATCTTCATCCGCTTCGCTGCTGTGCAGTGGGTGGGTAAAGTCTGCACAAATTGCTAACGCTAATTTATAGCCTTTAATTCTCAAATAGTAATTGTGCTGACCAGCGCGGCAATACTTTTTCTCATCGCCATGCAAATACTGTTTCGCGTAGAAATCCAGCTCTCCAGTTGGCTTACATATGGCAGCGCTAATTGCAGGTTTGTTTTTGCCTCGTTTTAGAAAACAACCCGCTATAACCGTGATTTGGTGCGTAACTGCGGCGTCAGATAAGTCACGCAACACACTGTGTTTCGCCTCTAAACTGAGTTCATCCGCTCGACTAATTTGATACCCCGATAAAGACAATTCTGGAAACACTACAATATCTGCACCCAACGTCGCTGCTTGGTTGATCGCATGTAAATGCTGACGCAAATTAACTTCAATCTCACCATCTTCGATTGGCACTTGGGCTAACGCAATAAGTAAACTATTTGAATTCATAACGACCTCTACCCATCTTAATACTGCAAACCACGGCCTGTGGTCAGAAAATGTACCCAGTCTAATCTTTGCCTTTGCTCGGCTAATCTCGCCGAAGTTTTTACTGGATACGAAATTTTATGTAACGCGACATTCCATGCCCCGTTGCTTTGCTGTGACAATATTGCATAGCTCGCTTTAGCACTGTATGTCTCCATCGAGTGGAGGTGGGGCTCCTCATCGGTATACGCAGGCATACCTACGCTACCCGGGTTTATCACCAGTTGTCCGCTTGATAACTCAACACAACGTGCAATATGGGTGTGACCACACAAAATGATCGGTGATGTGTTCCCGCCAAGTAACTTTTTGATCTCGGAATCTTCGCGTAATGAGGGACTACCTGACGAAACATCTTCCAATAGGTAAACCATGTCATCTTGAGGGGAACCATGGCAAGCGTAGATATCTTGGGTGATTTGAGAATCAAACGGCAGGGTTTTCATCCATTGGATTGGTTCGGGCCCCAAATCTTGCAGAATAAACTGCATCGTTGGGTTGGCATCAATTTCTTCTGGAGTCGCTTGGAATATTTGGCGATCTTGGTTGCCACAGATGGTTGTCGCATCAATGGTTTGCAAAAGATCGTAGGTGGCTCTGGGCGCGATCGGCCCGTAAAGAATGTCACCTAAATTGATATAACGTTCTACGCCTTGGGATTGAGCGTGCTCTAACACGGCTTTTAAAGCGTAACTATTACTATGTATATCCGACAATATTGCATATTTTAACATCGCACTCGTTCCTTGAGCTTCGATATACCCATTCTAGCTGTACCTGCCAGTTGCTTAGGTATAGATGTTCAATATAGCAGTATATTTAGATGGTAAACAACAAGTTATATTCAGTGAATTGAAATTATTTGCTATTCATATTCTCAACTATAAGTCGGTGGCGCTCTAGGAATTGCAGGTTCAAACCGCTCGCTTAGAGCCAAAAAAGCGTAGTCGGTGTCTCCTACAAAACGGCTGCGTTTGAAGTAAAGTGTTGGTGTAGTTGAAAAATCTGAGGAAATCGCAAAATAGGCAAATGGACATGGTTTACTATGCTGCACAGGCGGGGTCGCCTGCTCTACTTGCACATACTCAAAGCCATTGATAGTACATAGCCTTGCCCACACTCCCGCATTGGCACCATGCGCATTAATCACCGGCATCAGCGTAACGAGTGCCCAACTGAGTGCACTGGCTAGTAGCATCTGCTGTTGAAAACCATTTCGGTGGCGCGGCGTCGGAGTATCCATCTTTGCCCTCTTCACTAGAGACACAAATATATAACCTTAACGAAACAGTTTCAGAAAAAGTGTTTAAAATCTATTCATGGATCATAAAATTTCGGTGTTTTCTCTGAGCAAAATCGATATCGACTAACACGTATTGC
This window of the Vibrio panuliri genome carries:
- a CDS encoding LysR family transcriptional regulator, producing MINTRLITLLPDLATFILIVNQGSFTAAAKQLEVTPSALSKLITRLEKALSIKLFERTTRKLVITPAGQRVYDQALLMVNAAQQAVDLSESDHTEASGSITVAAPEAFLNSVLQPLVIPFLTQYPEIELKLRVADGEIDLLRDRIDIAFKLTDKPDENLVLKEIGKTHLRLCASPSYIEKYGMPFHPNELDTHQCLCLAERERDNIWDFFKDDEYHSLPVRGRYAVNHSQMRLNGVKNGLGIGIFHDFVITDALRDGSVVEVLNDWTIKSNYHGSIAMQYPQTQYMPARIRAFIDFAVEHLSATLN
- a CDS encoding aspartate/glutamate racemase family protein, producing MKTIGLIGGMSWESTASYYKALNQGIKQQLGGLHSAKICLYSVNFHEIEQLQHQGKWQETAEILTDSARAVEAGGADFILICTNTMHKVVPQIEPYISKPILHIADATAEKLLADGISKVGLLGTRFTMEQDFYKQRLIDKFGIEVLIPDDQQRTLVHDVIYQELCKGEINSSSRKEYLAIVDDLAQRGAQAVILGCTEIALLVEPQHTDVKLYDTTQIHANAAVTWALSE
- a CDS encoding carbon-nitrogen hydrolase family protein, translating into MNSNSLLIALAQVPIEDGEIEVNLRQHLHAINQAATLGADIVVFPELSLSGYQISRADELSLEAKHSVLRDLSDAAVTHQITVIAGCFLKRGKNKPAISAAICKPTGELDFYAKQYLHGDEKKYCRAGQHNYYLRIKGYKLALAICADFTHPLHSSEADEDEADVYLVSALISTKGYADDSEILSQIARKHRFPVLLSNYIKPTAGWQVAGNSAVWDQEGVNIFTASSEQADLSLIDITGHVISGKSYPIERKE
- a CDS encoding metallophosphoesterase family protein; protein product: MLKYAILSDIHSNSYALKAVLEHAQSQGVERYINLGDILYGPIAPRATYDLLQTIDATTICGNQDRQIFQATPEEIDANPTMQFILQDLGPEPIQWMKTLPFDSQITQDIYACHGSPQDDMVYLLEDVSSGSPSLREDSEIKKLLGGNTSPIILCGHTHIARCVELSSGQLVINPGSVGMPAYTDEEPHLHSMETYSAKASYAILSQQSNGAWNVALHKISYPVKTSARLAEQRQRLDWVHFLTTGRGLQY